The following DNA comes from Lentibacillus sp. Marseille-P4043.
AAAAATACATTGAATTTGCCAAAAGAGGTAAAAGGCGGCGTCTATATTTGGAGTGTTGAACCTGTGTCTCCAGCAGATCAAGCAGGATTAAAACGCCTGGATGTTATCACGCAACTTGATGGTAAAGAGGTTCTTAACATGATTGATCTTAGAAAGATACTTTATCATGAAAAGAAAATTGGGGATAAAGTGGATATTGTTTATTACCGAGATGGCAAAAAACAATCCACAACGATTAAACTTGGTGAACAGCGGTAGGACTTACAGTTAAAGGGATCATTGAGAAATCGCTCCACAATGCGGAGCGATTTTTCATTGTCTTTCGGGCGAACATTTGTGCATATGTGGATAAGTTTGTGGATAACTGTATTGTGGCAAGCTGAAAACCTAATGTGGATAATTATTATAGAAGTATTTTATACAATAGATAGAAGGTGCAATGTAACCAGTAAATTACTCAAACTAAAAGTGCAATCTGTTGAAACGAACAACCCCTATAGCGAAATAAGGCTTTCTACCACCGCAGCCCGTATATACTTCGCTTTCCGCGGGCGGCTGGAGAGCCTCCTCGTGCTAACGCACTGTGGGGTCTCACCTAGGCCTTTCCTCCCGCAGGAGTCTGCGTATATACGGGCTGCTAATAAATGCGTTCATTATTTAAAAAAGGTGAGTGATAATTAGCATTGGAAATACACGAGGACTTTCAGGAAAAACAACAGTTGAAAATTTCTCTGAAGTAATCCAATTAATTATCAAAAAGTAAATAGTCAAAGATTTAATCAAGCAAAAGCACAACACAAGTGAGGGAAATACACGTAGACTCCTGCGGGAAAGCGAAGACGATAAGACCCCGCAGTGAGCGGTCTTCTCATGAGGAGGCTTATCGCGAGCCCGCGGAAAGCGAAGTGTATTTCCGGAACGGCGGGAGAGCAATTCTTAGTTAGGTCGCATTTCCTAACAAATACGAAATTAAAATGCTACAAACATGATCTTAAACCGCATTAAAATTTCCGAAAGCAGAAGCCTAGGAGTCATTAAATTTTTTCCCTGGTAATTGCTTCCATAGCAACATCAACAAAATAAGCATGACAATGTCAAGCCGCGCTTCAAACAGGAATGAAAGAAAGCCATTATTTGTTGTTAGAATAGGAATTTTAGTTAGAAATATTGCCGCAAGCATAATAAAGATAAGTGGTGCAGTAGCCTGTTTTAAATAGAGCCGACTGACAATAAGGGTTCCACAGACAATTTCGGTTATGGCTACAAGAAATAAAAATGAATTCGGAAATGGTAATGCTAGGTTGCTGAAGACAACTTTAAAATCATCAACGAGCAGCTTCATTATTCCAGAAGTAATAAAGACATAGCCAACAGCGTAGCAAATCCAGTTTATCGTAGGGAATTTGCCCATTTGTACACCTCCAATTTACGGTCAAGCCCCGCCTTTTTTAAAAGTATATGCGACGATCTAGGCAACATTGACAAGCTTTTTGAAAAATTATCCGAACGACAGGACAGGGCAGTAAAACTCATGTAAGCTGCTTTATACGTCTTGTTCATTTGAAAACTGACGCTATTTTCCCACTAACAATGCATTCCTGTTGCCAAGCTGCTCATCAACACTTATAATGCCGGTATACATACATAAAAAGAGGAAGTGCAACACATGATTAGACGTTTTTTGTCATACTATAAACCACATCGCCGATTATTTATGATTGATTTTTCTTGTGCAGTGATTGTGGCGCTTTTAGAATTAGCTTTTCCTGTTGCGGTACAATCGTTTATTGATACACTTTTGCCAAGTGAAGATTGGAATTTAATTGTGCTGGTTAGTATTGGACTTTTACTGGTCTATTTACTTAGCACCTTTTTACAATACATTGTTACGTATTGGGGACATAAGCTTGGTGTCAACATTGAAACAGATATGCGGCAGCAGCTGTTTAATCACGTGCAAAAGCAGTCGTTTCGATTTTTTGACAATACAAAGACAGGCCACATCATGAGTCGAATTACGAACGACTTATTCGATATCGGAGAACTTGCCCACCATGGCCCAGAGGACTTTTTTATTGCGATCATGACGTTTGTTGGCGCATTTTTGCTGATGTTTAATATCAACTTTCAATTATCAGTTATCATTTTGATCATTGTACCAATCCTAGTTTGGCTGATTGCCTACAGTAATATCAAAATGAGCAAGGCATGGCGCAATATGTACCATGACATAGCAGGGGTTAACGCACGTGTGGAGGATGCTGTTTCGGGTGTTCGCGTGGTACAGTCGTTTACAAATGAAGAATTTGAAATGAAGCGTTTTACAAAAGATAACTATAGTTTCCGGACTGCCAAAATTGGTGCGTACAAAGTTATGGCGTTTGTCAATTCTAACATCTATATGTTGATGCGGTTTATCGTATTAGTTGTCCTTGTGGTTGGTTCTTGGTTGGCCTTTAATGACAAGCTTGAAATGGGTGAGTTAGTGGCCTTTGTATTGTTTACAAATGTGTTATTTAAACCGATTGAGAAAATCAGTGCTTTGCTTGAACTATATCCAAAAGGAATGGCAGGATTCAAACGGTTTACCGATATGCTTGATATTGCTCCAGAAGTAGTCGATCGTAAAGGTGCCAAGCAGGTAAGTGCATTAAAAGGGGATATCACCTTCTATAAAGTGACATTTGGTTATGAAAAAACACAAGGACCAGTATTGACAGCACTAAACCTATCGATTAATGCTGGCGAAACAGTCGCGTTTGTTGGTCCATCAGGTGCCGGTAAAACAACCATAAGTTCACTCATACCGCGTTTCTATGATGTTGACAGTGGTAATATTTCTATTGATGGCATGGATATACGTGATATGACAAAAGAGTCGTTGCGCAATCAAATAGGTATTGTTCAACAGGATGTATTTTTATTCACTGGAACATTACGGGAAAATATTGCATATGGAAAACTAAATGCTACCAATGAGGAAATTGAACAAGCTGCAAAACGTGCTCATATGGAAGAGTTTATAAACGAACTTCCGGATGGATATGAAACACAAGTTGGCGAGCGAGGACTGAAGCTTTCCGGTGGTCAGAAACAACGGATTGCGATTGCCCGAATGTTCCTGAAGAACCCACCAATTCTTATCTTAGATGAGGCAACATCCGCACTAGATACAGAAACAGAAACAATTATCCAGAAGGCATTGACTGAATTGGCGAAGGATCGAACAACGCTAATCATCGCGCACCGATTAGCAACGATTAAAAATGCCGATCGAATCATGGTTGTGACGAAAAATGGTATTGAAGAAGAAGGAAATCATGAAGAATTGTTAAAACGGAATGGATTGTTTGCCCATTTGCATAAGGTGCAGATGCGATAACAGATCAACATATTAAAAGTTATACACAGTGGATAAGTGATTTTCCACATACTTATACACAAAAATCTGTGGATAGATTGTGTATAAGTCAAAATTGTCAGTTTTGGTGGCGGCATTTTCCAATTATTTCTGTTAAACTAAAGCTAACAGCATGATGGAACGAATAAATAGGAGGGGGCGTAAGAATATGGAACGATTAACGGAAGAGCAAATTACCAAGGAACTGGAACAATTACCGAAATGGAAGCGGCTTGATGAAAAGTGGGTTGCTCGAAAATATCACTTTAAAAACTATCTTGCTGGGGTGCGTTTTGTAGATCAGATCGCGGAGTATGCAGAAGGTAAGAATCACCATCCGTTTATTTCAATTGACTATAAAGCAGTTACCCTAAAGATTACTTCCTGGCAGGCAAAAGGATTAACAGACGTAGATTTTGAAATGGTTAAGCATTTTGATGAGCTGTATGAAGCGGCAGAAAAATAAGGGATTTTTTGCCGATATTTCCCGGGAAATGTCGAAAAGACAAAGCAAAAGCGCCTGGTTAGCGACGTACGGACTGCGCCCATGCAACATGGGTGATTTAATGTTGCGACGCATTTTACTTATAAGAAAAAGATAAAGCTCGCTACTTTTAGCGAGCTTTATACATGTAGGACCATGCGGATTGTTTTTAAAATATGCCCATCAAAGCTATCATCAAACTCGGAAATAACGTCAAACCCTTTTGCCTCATAAAATCTTTTTCCAATCTCGTTGTCCTTTTCCACACTAATGAATATTTCCTTTATATCCTTGAGTTCGGTAATTCCCTTCTTAAGCAAAGCAGTACCCATCCCGTTTCCTTGGTATTCAGGTAACAAATAAATCGCACCTAGTTCAGCTTTTCCCTCTTCATTAACAGGTGAGAAGTTTGCAAAGCCCACAATTTCTCCTTCAACATCAACTACATACAGATAAGATCCTGCCAAGCGTTTTTTCATCCTATCATCGTTGTAAGCCACCTGCAAAAAATCATCCTGAATCTCCCTTGGTATGATCCCGTCATACGTACTATTCCAGCTTGTTTTTGCGACATGCTGCACGTGTGGTATATCTTCTCTTTCCATGTTTCGGACCAAATAGTTCATATCTTTCTCCCTCCCCGAAGAAATTAACATAGCTAACGAATTATTCTTTTTATTGATCAGCCCACTCACTCGCCAGCACCCCGTAAACAACATGATCGACATAATGATCATAAAGCCATTCAACTTGTCGCAGTTGTCCTTCCTTTTTGAAACCAAGCCGTTCTGGAATGGATCTGCTTTTTTGATTCTCATAAGCAGCACGAATAACGACTTTGTTTAGCTTTAATTCTTGAAAGCCATAATCCGTTAACGCACGTGCAACTCTTGTCATAATTCCATTACCTTGATAATCCTGCCCCAACCAATAACCAATGCTCCCGACACTGTTAGCCCAATCAAGTCGGTTGAATGAAGCTGTGCCTGCGAGTTCCCCTTTAAAAAGAATACCAGTAGTTATCATCTTATTTTCTGCATACATTTGTATTGTATGTTCGATAAAAGCTTTAGAGTCATTTGCCGAAACTGTATGATCTACCCATGAAAGCCATTCACGCAAGTAGTGACGTGAATCATCTGTTAAGTTAAACAATGCCGCTGTATCATTTAAGTCTAGTAGTTTTAGTGAAATTTCTTCATCGATTTCATGCAAGAACATGAAAACACATCTCCTATCTGATAAATTAGTTATGTGGTATTGTATCACAAAATTCAGTCAAGTAGAGATGACTTTTATGAAAAACATATTTATTTAGAAACTTGATTTTTGCAGGAATTTTAGGTCGTTATGTTGTATTTGTTGGAGGGGGATTTATTAGGATATTGGATAGGAAAGATAGCATTTAAGGTAAAATATTGGATATGAGAATTGATTAAAGGCTTTTAAGGTGTGAATAAAATGGATAATATGCAAAACAAATCGAGACAACGAATCGTTAAGGAAGAGCTGAAACAACTGGAAGATGCGCAGTACATACCATCAGAAGTATATACCCAGGTTGTGGAGGCACACGATCAATATTATACAGATCTGGAACAAAGAGAAGCAGAAGCGTCTGCGCAAATGCAAAATACGGTGACAACTGAGAAAGCCAGTCCAATAGAGACGGAACCGAAGAAGGAACCTGTTGTCGCAAAGAAAACATTATCACCTCAAGAGATACGCGAGCGAAATATTACCTGGTCCCTGAATTTAGGGGTTGTTCTGCTGCTAATCGGTGGGCTGGTGCTTGCGACGAGTACATGGGAAACGTTGGATAACTGGATGAAGTCTGGATTAATAGCGCTCGTTTCGGTACTATTTTTTGGGCTTGCGCTTTTTACCAAACATATTTTAAAAATCGAAAAAACGGCATTTGCCTTTTATGTGCTTGGTAGTTTGTTCCTACCGATTGCAATCCTGTCAGTAGGCTTTTTTGAATTACTTGGCCCATATTTTTCCTTTTCTGGAGATGGGCGCTATCTATTTGGAGCTGTTGGTAGCTTCGTTATTTTACCCATCTATCTGTTGCTTGCTGAAAAATTGTCGTCACGCCTGTTCGTTTGGTTCTCCTATGTGACGGTTACTAGTTTTGCGGGCTTTTTGCTAGCGGCTCTTTATTTGCCTGTTGACGGATTTTATCTTGGAATCATGTTATTTAATGGGTTGCTTATGTTGGTGTACAGATGGCTTAAAGATAAGCAACAAATCCAGCTGTTTATGAAGGAATTTGTACTTTATCTGCAATTCAATTTGGTTTTTTCGACACTATTGATGCTTGTTTTTTATGATCAAGAATTAATGTATAGTTTTAATTTAATTTTAACGGCGATCCTTTATTTTGCCATGATCTCGATAACGAAACATAAGGAATATCATTTTGTCTTCAGTGTGATGCTTGTTTATGGTGCATACCAGTTAATTGAGTTTTCGGCTTTGCAAGAGGTTGGAGCAATTGTCTATGCCTTATTAGGATTTGTGTTCTTGGCAATACCTAGATTCATAGCGGATGACCGTTCTTTAAAAATAGCCTTTCGTTACACAAGTGCAGTCGTGTCTGCATGTGCATTTCTATACATTAGTTTTGAAGGAATTATGATGCGGATGAATGATCCTTCGTTTGTCATGTTGCTGGCGTATGTGATGATTGCATTGAATTTTACGGTCCTTTCCAACATGACAAAGCAGCGATTGTTTGCTTACTTGAGTCCTGTTTTCATGTTGAGTGCACTGTATGAGGTTGTTTTATTTGGTCAGGAATGGTTTGGTTATGAGGCATTAAGTTTGCCACTGTTTGTGATGGGGCTAATCCTGTACATTGTTTTTGGTTGCTTGTTGAACGTATCATTCTTCCAAACGATTAAAGAAAGCTCGCGGGATGTTGGCGGGATTGTCATGCTGCTATGTGTTTTGACTGACTTCCTATTTTTAAATTGGTGGCAGGTTGGAACCATGCTTCTATTAATAAGTGTTACGGCCTTATTGATGGAACGAATTGAAAAAAGGAACGTATTCACAGAGGGTGCTGCTGCCTCTTGGATTCATGCAGTATCATTGGGTCTAGCGGTGATGATGTTCTATGCTGCTATTGAAAATAATACGGTAATCGACTATTATGCTGGACCGATGCAAGCGGAAAGTTTTGTTTTGGCAGGTCTTGTTGTTCTTCTTGCTAGTTTTGGATGGCGACAATTTAAGCAAAAATCGTATGAGGAACAGGCATTTTACACGGCATATGGATTTTATGCGCTGGGAATGTTGCTAACGTTTAACTTTGACTTTGATTCCGTGCTTCGCGCAGTGATTATGCTTGGTGGAATTGGCATGGCTTATTTGCTTTACCGAAAGACAAAGCTGCTTGTTGTATCACATGTCGTCAGTGGCATCTCGCTTTTGTATTACATAACAGTATTAGTTGCCGTTCATTCGCAATTCCATATACAGTCGGAAATCTTTCGCTCGCTGCAATTTGTGACTGGTGCGGTACTGCTTTTGATTGTAGGTATCTTGATTCGTAAGCATGACACCACGTTAACGAAGAGTTTTTGGTGGGTTGGCCATCTTTATTTACCGTTTGCTTTATTGGTTAGTTTACTGGCTTCTGGGGAAAATGCTGTCTGGGCGTTCCTGTTAGCTGTGGTTATCTATGGATCTAGTTTGAAAAAGGCCAACGTGGAATCGATGATAGTGAGCTTTTTATATGCTGGATTTTTCACGTTTTGGATCGGACTTAGTCTAGGCTTTATTTTATTGGATGTAGGCGAGTATGTTCATTATGCCATGCTTGTTACGAGTATTGTTATTGCTGTTGGATGGTACGTAAGCAAGGGGGCGTGGACGAAAAGGATTGCCTTTTATGTTATTCCATTTTCCGTGTTAGGTGTTTTGGTTTTCACACTCGAGCGTGACTTTGACTTTACATTATTTATCGTTACGTCGCTTTATGCGATACTGACGTTATTCATGATGCGTAAGGAAAAATGGGATATCTTTAATGTTTTCCCGCTTGCACTGGTCTTCTACGGGCTATGGCTATATCAAGGTGGGTTGCTCACAACGGATTACGCCATGCTATTTAGACTTATTGTGTTTGCAGGGATCCTTACTATTGTTGGTTTACTGATTTATCCTAATATGTATGAGGAACAAAAGGGGAAAATCCCATACAAGGTTGATTGGTATTCGATCATTGGCTTTATTGCGCTATGTGATTTGTATGTTGTAACAGCAGAACCACTATGGGCAAAACTATTGCCTGGGATATTAATTTCACTATTTTTATTGTTGCAGCGGAAGCGTATTCCATATGTACCAGCAAAATGGATCCTATTTGGTGCATGTGTTTACTTGCTGCAGCCTTATTACGTGTTACTCGGAAATGTAGGAATTTATGATTTAATTGAGCGGGAACTATATGTATTGCCATGGGTGATTGCTGTTATTTTCTTGAGAAAGGTTGCAGGCGGAGAATATAAAACGACCATTAATTATATACAGTGGGCCGTTCTAATCATTGTTTCTCTGTTGCTCATTCAGGATGCGCTGGCAAGCTCGACTATTTATGATGCATTAATCATGGGTGTGCTATCCCTTGCCTCAATGCTTGGCGGGATGGCATATCAGCGAAAGGCATTTTTCTTTGTCGGTGCAGGTGTATTGCTCTTAAATGTCTTCTTGCAAACAAGGCCATACTGGGGGAACCTGCCATGGTGGGCATACCTCTTAATAGCAGGATCCATTCTAATTGCAGTGGCGAGTTATAATGAATGGCACAAGCAGAAAACAGCGGATGGAAAAGAAACATTAGCAACCATTTTTTATAAGAAAGTGATACAACGAATAAAGCGGTGGGACTGATGGACATAGAGAGAATACATCGATCGGAGAACGGGGACATCGACCCAAGAGAGAAAACATCGATGTCAGAGCGGAAACATCATCCCTAGCCCGCGTAAAGCGATGCCCGCAATGAAATTACGATGCTGTTCTGTCACATGCAACTTTCTAGTCGAGGTGCGCGACTCTCAGGCATGGGTGCGCGAGTTTCGTCCAGGGGTGCGCGACTCTCAGGCATGGGTGCGCCAGTTTCGTCCAGGGGTGTGCGAGTTTCAGGCATGGATGCGCGACTCTCAGGCATGGATGCGCGAGTTTCGTCCAGGGATGCGCGAGTTTCAGGCATGGGTG
Coding sequences within:
- a CDS encoding DoxX family protein; translation: MGKFPTINWICYAVGYVFITSGIMKLLVDDFKVVFSNLALPFPNSFLFLVAITEIVCGTLIVSRLYLKQATAPLIFIMLAAIFLTKIPILTTNNGFLSFLFEARLDIVMLILLMLLWKQLPGKKFNDS
- a CDS encoding ABC transporter ATP-binding protein, which encodes MIRRFLSYYKPHRRLFMIDFSCAVIVALLELAFPVAVQSFIDTLLPSEDWNLIVLVSIGLLLVYLLSTFLQYIVTYWGHKLGVNIETDMRQQLFNHVQKQSFRFFDNTKTGHIMSRITNDLFDIGELAHHGPEDFFIAIMTFVGAFLLMFNINFQLSVIILIIVPILVWLIAYSNIKMSKAWRNMYHDIAGVNARVEDAVSGVRVVQSFTNEEFEMKRFTKDNYSFRTAKIGAYKVMAFVNSNIYMLMRFIVLVVLVVGSWLAFNDKLEMGELVAFVLFTNVLFKPIEKISALLELYPKGMAGFKRFTDMLDIAPEVVDRKGAKQVSALKGDITFYKVTFGYEKTQGPVLTALNLSINAGETVAFVGPSGAGKTTISSLIPRFYDVDSGNISIDGMDIRDMTKESLRNQIGIVQQDVFLFTGTLRENIAYGKLNATNEEIEQAAKRAHMEEFINELPDGYETQVGERGLKLSGGQKQRIAIARMFLKNPPILILDEATSALDTETETIIQKALTELAKDRTTLIIAHRLATIKNADRIMVVTKNGIEEEGNHEELLKRNGLFAHLHKVQMR
- a CDS encoding 4a-hydroxytetrahydrobiopterin dehydratase, with product MERLTEEQITKELEQLPKWKRLDEKWVARKYHFKNYLAGVRFVDQIAEYAEGKNHHPFISIDYKAVTLKITSWQAKGLTDVDFEMVKHFDELYEAAEK
- a CDS encoding GNAT family N-acetyltransferase, which gives rise to MNYLVRNMEREDIPHVQHVAKTSWNSTYDGIIPREIQDDFLQVAYNDDRMKKRLAGSYLYVVDVEGEIVGFANFSPVNEEGKAELGAIYLLPEYQGNGMGTALLKKGITELKDIKEIFISVEKDNEIGKRFYEAKGFDVISEFDDSFDGHILKTIRMVLHV
- a CDS encoding GNAT family N-acetyltransferase produces the protein MFLHEIDEEISLKLLDLNDTAALFNLTDDSRHYLREWLSWVDHTVSANDSKAFIEHTIQMYAENKMITTGILFKGELAGTASFNRLDWANSVGSIGYWLGQDYQGNGIMTRVARALTDYGFQELKLNKVVIRAAYENQKSRSIPERLGFKKEGQLRQVEWLYDHYVDHVVYGVLASEWADQ